Proteins from a genomic interval of Pirellulales bacterium:
- a CDS encoding LptF/LptG family permease produces the protein MDRDCAPPMKIVDRYLLKQFVHVFAICFISLTGLYVVLDAFSHLDDFLRYSEVEGSLLRTLGDYYFYKSIGFFERLSGVISLIAAMFTVTWIQRHNELTALMAAGISRVRVVKPVIFACVTLALLTAAGRELVIPRMRQQLSRDARNLAGDQAQQFRPQRDNQTNILLRGNTLFTNEKRIQTASFLLPPELSAWGTQLTATSAFYKEPENGHPGGYLLDEVKEPAGIDERGSLRLGGHDVIITPADAKGWLEPNQCFVVSDVTFEQLQGGAQWRQFSSVSEMVAGLKNPSLDFGPDVRVAVHVRVVQPLLDITLLFLGLPLVLSRESRNMFLSIGMCVGLVSVYSLTVLSCQYLGTVYMLSPALSAWLPLMVYVPIAVAMFERTRR, from the coding sequence GTGGATCGCGACTGCGCCCCCCCGATGAAAATCGTCGATCGCTATTTGCTGAAGCAGTTCGTTCACGTCTTTGCGATCTGCTTCATCAGCTTGACGGGCCTGTACGTCGTGCTGGATGCGTTCAGCCACCTGGATGATTTTCTGCGCTACTCGGAGGTCGAGGGCTCACTGCTGCGGACGCTGGGTGACTACTACTTCTACAAGTCGATCGGCTTTTTCGAGCGTCTGAGCGGCGTGATTTCGCTGATCGCGGCGATGTTCACCGTGACCTGGATTCAAAGGCACAATGAACTGACGGCGCTCATGGCGGCCGGTATCTCGCGGGTGCGGGTCGTTAAGCCGGTTATCTTCGCCTGCGTCACCTTGGCGCTTTTGACCGCCGCCGGCCGCGAGCTGGTCATCCCGCGGATGCGTCAACAATTGAGCCGCGATGCGCGGAACCTGGCCGGCGACCAGGCGCAGCAATTTCGGCCGCAGCGCGATAATCAGACGAACATCCTCCTGCGCGGCAACACGCTCTTCACCAACGAAAAACGGATCCAGACGGCCAGCTTTCTCTTGCCGCCTGAGTTGAGCGCCTGGGGCACGCAGCTCACCGCAACGAGCGCCTTTTACAAGGAGCCCGAGAACGGGCATCCTGGCGGCTATTTGCTCGATGAAGTCAAAGAGCCCGCCGGCATCGACGAGCGCGGGTCGCTGCGCCTCGGCGGGCACGACGTGATTATCACGCCCGCCGACGCCAAGGGCTGGCTCGAACCGAACCAGTGCTTTGTCGTCAGCGATGTCACTTTCGAGCAATTGCAAGGCGGCGCCCAATGGCGACAATTCTCGTCGGTCTCGGAAATGGTCGCCGGGCTGAAAAATCCCAGCCTCGATTTCGGTCCCGACGTGCGCGTGGCCGTACACGTGCGAGTCGTGCAGCCCCTGTTGGACATTACCCTGTTGTTTCTGGGGTTGCCGCTCGTCCTGTCGCGCGAGAGCCGGAACATGTTCCTCTCGATCGGCATGTGCGTGGGCCTGGTCAGCGTTTACTCGTTGACGGTGCTCTCGTGCCAATACCTGGGTACGGTGTACATGCTCAGCCCGGCCCTCTCGGCATGGCTTCCCCTGATGGTGTACGTGCCGATTGCGGTCGCGATGTTCGAGCGCACGCGGAGGTAG